In Ipomoea triloba cultivar NCNSP0323 chromosome 7, ASM357664v1, a single genomic region encodes these proteins:
- the LOC116025988 gene encoding yrdC domain-containing protein, mitochondrial-like isoform X1: MYITPTNIRIAQWLPLFNPFLLPSPGVIGKCGFVRLVQRKRRSLVGVSVKTKMDLRVETNGMGMVQPATEDYAEAAVEAIKSGNVIAVPTDTLYGFACDACSAEAVNRIYDIKGRKYTNPLAICVGDVQDIQKYAITDHLPHGLLDCLLPGPVTVVLRRGESSILEKSLNPGLESIGVRVPDNTFIRVIARHSGSALALTSANLSGQPSSINIRDFENLWSHCAYIYDGGVLPAGRAGSTVVDLTKQGKYKILRPGSAEEETVAILQKHSLVDDGSGVQ, translated from the exons ATGTACATCACCCCTACAAACATAAGAATTGCCCAGTGGCTGCCCCTCTTCAACCCCTTCCTCCTCCCTTCCCCAG GGGTGATTGGGAAGTGTGGGTTTGTGAGATTGGTGCAGCGCAAGAGGAGGAGCTTGGTTGGGGTTAGTGTGAAAACCAAGATGGATTTGAGAGTGGAGACTAATGGGATGGGAATGGTGCAACCAGCAACAGAGGATTATGCTGAAGCTGCAGTTGAAGCTATCAAGTCTGGGAATGTTATTGCTGTCCCCACCGACACGCTCTATGGCTTTGCTTGTGACGCTTG TTCTGCTGAGGCCGTTAACCGCATATATGATATCAAAGGTCGTAAATATACAAATCCCCTGGCAATTTGTGTTGGTGATGTTCAAGACATACAAAAGTACGCCATCACTGATCATTTACCTCATGGCTTGCTTGATTGTCTCCTTCCTGGTCCTGTAACTGTCGTGCTAAGACGAG GTGAGTCAAGTATCCTTGAGAAGTCTTTAAACCCTGGACTTGAGAGCATAGGGGTTCGAGTCCCCGATAATACATTTATTAGAGTTATTGCCCGCCATTCTGGAAGTGCACTTGCACTTACCAGTGCAAACCTTAGCGGACAGCCCAGTAGCATCAACATCAGAGATTTTGAGAACCTCTGGAGCCACTGTGCCTACATCTATGATGGTGGTGTACTTCCAGCTGGGCGAGCAGGATCAACGGTGGTGGATCTCACTAAGCAAGGAAAGTACAAGATCTTAAGACCTGGGAG TGCCGAGGAAGAGACTGTTGCAATCCTCCAAAAACACTCTTTGGTAGACGATGGAAGTGGAGTGCAATGA
- the LOC116025988 gene encoding yrdC domain-containing protein, mitochondrial-like isoform X2, producing the protein MDLRVETNGMGMVQPATEDYAEAAVEAIKSGNVIAVPTDTLYGFACDACSAEAVNRIYDIKGRKYTNPLAICVGDVQDIQKYAITDHLPHGLLDCLLPGPVTVVLRRGESSILEKSLNPGLESIGVRVPDNTFIRVIARHSGSALALTSANLSGQPSSINIRDFENLWSHCAYIYDGGVLPAGRAGSTVVDLTKQGKYKILRPGSAEEETVAILQKHSLVDDGSGVQ; encoded by the exons ATGGATTTGAGAGTGGAGACTAATGGGATGGGAATGGTGCAACCAGCAACAGAGGATTATGCTGAAGCTGCAGTTGAAGCTATCAAGTCTGGGAATGTTATTGCTGTCCCCACCGACACGCTCTATGGCTTTGCTTGTGACGCTTG TTCTGCTGAGGCCGTTAACCGCATATATGATATCAAAGGTCGTAAATATACAAATCCCCTGGCAATTTGTGTTGGTGATGTTCAAGACATACAAAAGTACGCCATCACTGATCATTTACCTCATGGCTTGCTTGATTGTCTCCTTCCTGGTCCTGTAACTGTCGTGCTAAGACGAG GTGAGTCAAGTATCCTTGAGAAGTCTTTAAACCCTGGACTTGAGAGCATAGGGGTTCGAGTCCCCGATAATACATTTATTAGAGTTATTGCCCGCCATTCTGGAAGTGCACTTGCACTTACCAGTGCAAACCTTAGCGGACAGCCCAGTAGCATCAACATCAGAGATTTTGAGAACCTCTGGAGCCACTGTGCCTACATCTATGATGGTGGTGTACTTCCAGCTGGGCGAGCAGGATCAACGGTGGTGGATCTCACTAAGCAAGGAAAGTACAAGATCTTAAGACCTGGGAG TGCCGAGGAAGAGACTGTTGCAATCCTCCAAAAACACTCTTTGGTAGACGATGGAAGTGGAGTGCAATGA
- the LOC116025996 gene encoding classical arabinogalactan protein 5-like, with protein MMMNRTVSVVLFFAMLALHRSLAEDSPTASPAPAPVTGADDFSPPAPAPTPDSPSRTPPQDASSPPSPPPSDLGSPAPSPADANASAPASDSEVAKDVRQASTSEEKSSGRGKKVGIALGVVAGACVVGLGALVYKKRRDNIRRSQYGQDARGSLL; from the coding sequence ATGATGATGAATCGGACGGTTTCTGTTGTGCTTTTCTTCGCAATGCTGGCGCTACATCGGTCCCTGGCCGAAGATTCTCCGACGGCTTCACCAGCGCCGGCACCGGTAACCGGAGCCGACGATTTCTCTCCGCCGGCTCCAGCGCCTACTCCAGATAGTCCCTCCAGGACTCCTCCACAGGATGCTAGTTCTCCTCCGTCTCCTCCGCCCTCAGATCTCGGCTCACCAGCGCCGTCACCGGCGGATGCAAATGCATCCGCTCCGGCTTCGGATTCTGAAGTTGCGAAAGATGTGAGGCAGGCCAGTACGAGCGAGGAGAAGTCATCAGGCAGGGGAAAGAAGGTGGGAATAGCTCTCGGAGTGGTGGCCGGCGCGTGCGTCGTTGGACTGGGAGCGCTGGTTTACAAGAAGCGTCGGGATAATATCCGGCGATCTCAGTACGGACAAGACGCCCGCGGTTCATTGCTCTAA
- the LOC116024200 gene encoding uncharacterized protein LOC116024200: protein MASSVYCMLFLFLLSGFHSIVGAQDLRAPHGLAYESPAADGGAVSPEAYAFFNPAAASKNSTAAAQFPNAAASSLESNLARDSVAKTEGGGGGGGGMVGILIGFLFVVVLVLGVFFVVTTRKRNWTKANATADMPQA from the coding sequence ATGGCTTCTTCGGTTTATTGTATGCTGTTCTTGTTTCTTCTTTCTGGGTTTCACTCCATTGTTGGAGCTCAAGATCTTCGAGCTCCCCACGGCCTTGCTTACGAGAGCCCTGCCGCAGACGGCGGCGCTGTTTCCCCTGAAGCGTACGCGTTTTTCAACCCCGCCGCCGCCTCGAAGAATAGTACTGCTGCTGCGCAGTTCCCTAATGCGGCGGCGTCTTCCCTGGAATCGAATCTGGCGCGTGATAGCGTGGCCAAGACGGAGGGCGGCGGAGGCGGAGGTGGTGGGATGGTCGGAATTCTGATCGGATTTCTGTTTGTTGTGGTTTTAGTGCTTGGGGTTTTCTTTGTGGTCACCACTCGGAAGCGCAATTGGACTAAAGCTAATGCTACTGCGGATATGCCTCAAGCGTGA